In Cucurbita pepo subsp. pepo cultivar mu-cu-16 chromosome LG10, ASM280686v2, whole genome shotgun sequence, the DNA window caagaaaatgaaggaaaatgaatTCGTCGACATGAAAATAGACTCACCCAGATCCAGTAACAAGGGAACAAAGTCTCAAATTGATGTTGGACATTATCAATTTGATGATGGGGGCGAGGGTACAGAGAACAACATGACTAACTCCCCCAGAATGAATTTGATGAGCCAGAAAAGCAACAAAGACGAGATGAATTGGGATGGATCCAACGGTGGGCTAAACATATTCAAGTGGAGCTTAAATGGGATTGGTGCCATTTGCTCCTTTGGTGTTGCAGCTGCCACTATTTGTATTCTGTTTCATGGAGGCAGCCAACATAAGCTGAGAATCCAGATCTATACCCATGATAAGGTCAGCAATTCAAAACTACTATGAAACTTTTACCTCACAGAGTAATGAATAAGCAATATTTTCTTAGGAATTCAGTAAAATGTTTACCCATAAACTGCGGAAGAGCTTATTTCATGACATCTGATTGCAGAAATTAAAGCAGGCAGTTCAGCAGGCTACTAGATTAAATGAAGCGATCACAGCAACAAGAGGTCGTCCACAGATATGGGCTCACATAACCTGTGGGGGCCACTACGATGAGATCTAAGGAAACCAAGAGTTCAGAGTCTTTCTTCAAGGAAGAGCGAAGGCCTAGTTCTATCAATTTATGCAAATATTACCATGTCTGTACATAGAGATTATAgctttaagaacaaaaaaatagtttaGGAATGCTACTTGGATGAAATTGGATGGTTTCCTACTGTGTCTGAAAATACTGAGTGTTGTTCAACTATGAACTTTATGGGCTTGTATGGTTTTGTTGTGTCTGCCATTATGGTCATTCTGGAGAAGTGGAACAATATTTATTGCTTAGAACACCATTTTAGTCCGTATACAGTGATTACTGTAACACGGTTTATAACCTTTGTCCTACTATAATAAATGTGCCTTGAATCTGAGTTTACCTTCAAAATTCGCTGAAATCCATTGTTTCCTGACGATCTCAGCAGTACAAACCACAATCGCAGGACCAATTTCCAGAATTTAAAGCATCAATAACTCAATTACAGAGACCAGAGATTTCTTGACCATAAGAAAACTTGCCATGGGAAAGAAAATTGAGATATGACCGAGTTAAATTTAGGTACATGGGCAAGAAAGATGTTGCTATTGTTACCCATTTACTCATCTTGGTTATGAGTTGTTGAGGGGCAAGAAATCCCTTACAACCAATAATACTGACCCACTGAAGCGAAATGCTAGGCAAAATATTGGAATTTAATTGACAGACTGACCCACTGAACGATGGAGCAAGTAAAAATCTAAAAGAGAATCATCTCTCTATTCATTTTTCAAGATATGAATAGGGAACAATAATACTAAATACATCAGATCAAATAATTCAAGAACTCTGGAATACAATGGAAGGGAAAGAGATTCAAGAATCATGACCCACTTCAGAAGGTGAAAGATCCGTGGTGGGTTTTGAACTAGTCACAAAATATCTAACCAAGACTCGACAACTTGACAACATAACAAAGCTTGGCCACTTATATTACTGACGAAACACCAATGTATCAAACAACGCAAAACATTTACGTAATCAACACCGTATATCACAATCATATACGCGCAGACTATCAAATTCTTAGGGCAAATCCAACTACAGAATACCAGTATGACTAATCTACAAAGCTTTATTTAATCACTATTCGGTTTTAAACATTCGCAACAGATAGATTAGAttcacctaaaaaaaaaagaagatccAATTCAGATAGCTTAGATTCGCAAAAAGCTAAGAGAATTCACATCAAATTCGTTACCAGAAGAGCTAAAACGACGCAGATTCAAAAGATATGGGGGGAGGAAGAGATATGTCCGAAGCTATCTAGGAGAGGAACGAAAGAAAAAGCGTTCGACTCCCTCAAACAGATTCGGAAACGGAATAATATTAATTCCAAATCAATTGATGTAAGCCTTTGTCTGAACCAGACGGTGTTGCATAATAATTCGCACCTTCTAGTTATTCGAAGGCTGATTTGAAACGAAAACCATTtcaatttccatttccatttccattttcattttctccccCAAATCGAAGAACCGAAAACCATTAGcaaaattagaagaaagatCTTGCAGAAACAGGCGACGAACACAAAATGtgagagaaaaacagagagaattAATTCATTGCTTTGAAATTTTGCAGTGAATCCACGATGTGTGTATGAACGGGGGCGGGAACAATTTAATGGCGACAtttggtttagggtttctAATGTAGGGTCCGATTTGGGCTTTTCGAATCGGGTCTGGATCCTAGATGGGCTGGGCCGGACCTTAGTCTAGAAAGTGCGTAACATGAAATTACTATATTACCCTTCTATGAAAATTCATCATAATAATTCGGAGTAAAATGGAATGTATATTCCTAAATTTTTGGGTATcaatttttatcataaaaaaaaagaaaaaaaaattacaattttaaccCTCGGATACGATCGACAATATTGCCAAAGCTCATGTAGGTAAGATGAATGGACTCTCGAGAGCTTGTAGGAGAGTTGGTTTAACAGCATAAACTATCGTGGAATATTTTCGACTATTTATCAACGatatcttccatttctttcaagCAGGATCTATAGTATCCCCATTACTGGGTAGAATGTCTTTGGTTGTGTGGGTTAAAATCGACTCTTTAATACTGAAATGGGTTCCTTACGGTAAAGAACTATTTCCATAAGGAAGGGTCCATAACTTCTATCCAAGCAGATTTAAGCTCTCCGAAACTTTGTGTTAAAAGTAGTATGAATTCAGGTATGACATATGAATGTAAAAGTTTTCgaacttttaaacttttggtCACGGTATGCTTATATTGACATTAATTTAAgcattaatcaaatttaattttggataaattttaatttttttaagggtaaatattttaacgtaagtaaagtaataaaattaaattagagagtaaaaattactaaaaaaaaaattagattaatagaaattaaaattttaaagtggaaattgaaaagggtaaaaattgaaagttaccaTAGTAATAATGATGGTGATGAATGGAAGtaaaattttccatcattaaaggattttataaaatgttatcctatgactttttaaaaaaaatattatcctatgaaaaaaaattcttaaattttgaaagttattaataagtattcaataaatttcgaaagtaaaacttaaaaaatatcttaattttttaaattaaatttaagaatatacCGTTATTACCAAGAATACCATTACATTaccacgttttaaaaaatatgtatgaaCGGTTAGTAccacgtttcaaaaatatatataaagtttaaaaaataacattattataaGGTTTGGaggaatttttaaatttttttttaatagagacAAAAGGTTAATTGtggtaaaaatatatttttaaatttcttaaaaaatggaaggaaattaataaaaaaaattaaactagatgtatttttattaatttagcttattatatattataattatttttttattatgaaatgtATCATAATTGATAAATTATAGAATTGACTTAGACTTTGATTCATTTAGTTATTGGCATACctataattatatcatatgCTGATTAAGATAGATATTGATTAgctataataattattaacaactggtaatgcatttttttacatatataatttttataatattttat includes these proteins:
- the LOC111803976 gene encoding uncharacterized protein LOC111803976, which encodes MDLHDWEILSDDGLLDYKDDQKKKIVSANRTAASDAKIVFDMNYFLCPSMDSKHITQPPRSSSGFLPKQPIPVHIQLDTPIIKVPDDLMALKEKDKEPMVIGVVPSSMSEKHQKGGVETTDQDPVTQVFFKKMKENEFVDMKIDSPRSSNKGTKSQIDVGHYQFDDGGEGTENNMTNSPRMNLMSQKSNKDEMNWDGSNGGLNIFKWSLNGIGAICSFGVAAATICILFHGGSQHKLRIQIYTHDKKLKQAVQQATRLNEAITATRGRPQIWAHITCGGHYDEI